In one Sulfitobacter sp. LCG007 genomic region, the following are encoded:
- a CDS encoding MFS transporter yields MADTTLAPDRAQTATYAILLAVSMCHMLNDVMQSLLAAIYPMLKDEFALDFLHIGLLTFFFQVTASILQPLVGIVTDRRDLPLSLPLGMGSTMCGLLLLAAAPSYGYLLFGAALVGIGSSVFHPEASRVARAASGGRFGTAQSIFQVGGNFGTALGPLLAAFIVLPLGRGSVAWFALVALAGMMILLWVGRWHSRERAAASRRRAPPPHSLSPARVRIALAVLVTLIFSKNVYMASMSSYYTFFLIDRFGVDTQVSQQLLFLFLGAAAFGTVIGGPIGDRIGRRTVIWISILGVLPFTILLPFANLFWTGVLSVAIGMTMASAFPAIVVFGQELLPGRVGMVAGLFFGLAFGVAGIGAAVLGLLADIHGIATVFAWCALLPALGVLTVLLPHRRELPD; encoded by the coding sequence ATGGCCGATACCACACTGGCGCCCGACCGGGCGCAGACCGCCACCTATGCCATCCTGCTGGCCGTCAGCATGTGCCACATGCTGAACGATGTGATGCAGTCGCTGCTGGCGGCGATCTATCCGATGCTGAAGGACGAGTTCGCTCTCGACTTTCTTCACATCGGCCTGCTGACCTTCTTCTTCCAGGTGACTGCCTCGATCCTCCAGCCGCTGGTCGGCATCGTCACGGACCGGCGCGACCTGCCCCTGTCGCTTCCGCTGGGCATGGGGTCGACCATGTGCGGCCTTCTCCTTCTGGCCGCGGCGCCGAGCTATGGATACCTGCTTTTCGGGGCGGCGCTGGTCGGGATCGGATCGTCGGTGTTCCACCCGGAAGCCTCGCGTGTGGCGCGCGCCGCCTCGGGCGGGCGTTTCGGAACGGCGCAGTCGATCTTTCAGGTGGGCGGCAACTTCGGGACCGCCCTTGGACCCCTGCTGGCTGCCTTCATCGTGCTGCCCCTGGGGCGCGGGTCGGTAGCCTGGTTCGCGCTTGTGGCGCTGGCGGGCATGATGATCCTGCTTTGGGTCGGACGCTGGCATTCGCGCGAGCGTGCCGCGGCAAGCCGCAGGCGCGCGCCGCCGCCGCACAGCCTGTCGCCGGCGCGGGTGCGGATCGCGCTGGCGGTGCTGGTGACGCTGATCTTTTCCAAGAACGTCTACATGGCCTCGATGTCGAGCTACTATACCTTCTTCCTCATCGACCGCTTCGGGGTGGATACGCAGGTCTCGCAGCAGTTGCTTTTCCTTTTCCTCGGCGCAGCGGCTTTCGGAACCGTGATCGGAGGACCGATCGGAGACCGGATCGGACGGCGCACGGTGATCTGGATCTCGATCCTTGGCGTGCTGCCTTTTACCATCCTGCTGCCCTTCGCGAACCTCTTCTGGACCGGCGTGCTGAGCGTGGCCATCGGGATGACCATGGCCTCGGCCTTTCCGGCCATCGTGGTTTTCGGGCAGGAATTGCTGCCCGGTCGCGTCGGCATGGTGGCGGGCCTGTTCTTCGGCCTGGCCTTCGGAGTCGCCGGGATCGGAGCGGCGGTGCTGGGACTTCTCGCCGACATCCACGGCATCGCGACAGTCTTCGCATGGTGCGCGCTGTTGCCGGCGCTGGGCGTGCTCACGGTGCTGTTGCCGCACCGCCGCGAGCTGCCCGACTGA
- the gltB gene encoding glutamate synthase large subunit produces MAGYDEAWVAREEAKRKFMAENGLYDESEEHSSCGVGLVVSIDGRKSRDVVESGIRALKAIWHRGAVDADGKTGDGAGIHVQIPVDFFHHQVKRTGHDPRKDQLIAVGQVFLPRTNFAAQETCRTIVETEVLRMGYYIYGWRHVPVDISVLGEKANATRPEIEQILISNAKGVDEEQFERELYVIRRRIEKAAAAAQVPSLYIASLSCRSIIYKGMMLAQDVAEFYPDLKDPRFESAFAIYHQRYSTNTFPQWWLAQPFRMLAHNGEINTLKGNLNWMKSHEIRMASSTFGELAEDIKPIVPGGASDSAALDAVFEVLVRAGRNAPMAKTMLVPESWSKQAVELPEAWRDMYSYCNSVMEPWDGPAALAMTDGRWVCAGLDRNGLRPMRYVVTGSGLLIAGSEAGMVPQDESRIVEKGALGPGQLIAVDMAEGELFHDTDIKDKLAQSQPFGEWVGKINDLDEALTGLTEVPLFTGNELRRRQVAAGYTVEDLEQILAPMAEDAKESLASMGDDTPSAVLSSQYRPLSHYFRQNFSQVTNPPIDSLREYRVMSLKTRFGNLKNVLDEDSSQTEIITLDSPFVANAQFDELLGHFNADTVTIDCTFEPSQGSLSAGLTRIRAEAEDAVRSGAGHLILTDQHSGEGKVAMPMILATSAVHSHLIRNGLRTFTSLNVRAAECVDPHYFAVLIACGATTVNAYLAEDSLADRIERGLLDMTLTEAVKRYRYAIDQGLLKIMAKMGISVVSSYRGGLNFEAVGLSRAMVAEYFPGMTSRISGIGVSGIQRKAEEVHARGWSGAQSVLPIGGFYKARKSGETHAWEATSMHMLQMACNRASYEMWKQYSAKMLSNPPIHLRDLMDFKPLGPAVNIEEVESITSIRKRFVTPGMSLGALSPEAHKTLNVAMNRIGAKSDSGEGGEDPAHFHPEANGDNPSAKIKQVASGRFGVTAEYLNQCEELEIKIAQGAKPGEGGQLPGMKVTDLIARLRHSTKGVTLISPPPHHDIYSIEDLAQLIYDLKQINPRAKVTVKLVASSGVGTIAAGVAKAKADVILISGHNGGTGASPATSIKYAGLPWEMGLTEAHQVLSMNNLRDRVTLRTDGGLRTGRDIVMAAMLGAEEFGIGTAALIAMGCIMVRQCQSNTCPVGVCTQDERLRDKFTGSADKVVNLITFYATEVREILAELGARSLDDVIGRADLLAQVSRGSAHLDDLDLNPLLITVDGAAEIVYDRNKPRNAVLDTLDAEIVRDAERFLNDGEKMQLSYAVQNTHRTVGTRTSSHIVRKFGMRNALQPDHLTVKLSGSAGQSLGAFAAPGLKLEVSGDANDYVGKGLSGGTIVVRPPMSSPIEASRNTIIGNTVLYGATDGYLFAAGRAGERFAVRNSGAKVVIEGCGSNGCEYMTGGVAVILGEIGANFGAGMTGGMAYLYDPNGKAQTLMNMETLVTCPVTVDHWLGELEDLLERHLAETGSRRAAEILQHWETEKDNFLQVCPKEMLPHIAAPLSYEQKAVPAE; encoded by the coding sequence ATGGCCGGATACGATGAAGCATGGGTTGCCCGCGAGGAAGCCAAGCGCAAGTTCATGGCCGAGAACGGCCTTTACGACGAGAGCGAGGAGCATTCCTCCTGCGGGGTCGGGCTGGTCGTCTCGATCGACGGACGCAAGAGCCGCGATGTCGTGGAAAGCGGGATCCGCGCGCTCAAGGCGATCTGGCACCGGGGTGCGGTAGACGCTGACGGCAAGACCGGCGACGGTGCGGGCATCCATGTCCAGATCCCGGTCGACTTCTTCCACCATCAGGTCAAGCGCACCGGGCATGATCCGCGCAAGGATCAGCTGATCGCGGTCGGCCAGGTCTTCCTGCCGCGCACCAACTTCGCGGCGCAGGAAACCTGCCGGACCATCGTCGAGACCGAAGTGCTGCGGATGGGATATTACATCTACGGCTGGCGGCATGTGCCGGTGGACATCTCGGTGCTGGGCGAGAAGGCCAATGCGACCCGCCCCGAGATCGAGCAGATCCTGATCTCCAACGCCAAGGGCGTGGACGAGGAACAGTTCGAACGCGAGCTCTACGTGATCCGGCGGCGGATCGAAAAGGCCGCTGCCGCCGCGCAGGTTCCGTCGCTCTACATCGCGTCGCTGTCCTGCCGGTCGATCATCTACAAGGGGATGATGCTGGCGCAGGACGTGGCCGAATTCTATCCCGACCTGAAGGACCCGCGCTTCGAAAGCGCCTTCGCGATCTACCACCAGCGCTATTCGACCAACACCTTCCCGCAGTGGTGGCTGGCCCAGCCGTTCCGCATGCTCGCGCATAACGGCGAAATCAACACGCTGAAGGGCAACCTGAACTGGATGAAGAGCCACGAGATCCGCATGGCCTCGTCCACCTTCGGCGAGCTTGCGGAAGACATCAAACCGATCGTGCCCGGTGGGGCGAGCGACTCGGCCGCGCTCGATGCCGTCTTCGAGGTGCTAGTGCGGGCTGGGCGCAACGCACCGATGGCGAAGACGATGCTGGTACCGGAAAGCTGGTCCAAACAGGCGGTCGAACTGCCCGAAGCCTGGCGGGACATGTATTCCTACTGCAACTCGGTGATGGAGCCCTGGGACGGCCCGGCGGCGCTGGCGATGACAGACGGACGCTGGGTCTGCGCCGGGCTCGACCGCAACGGCCTGCGCCCGATGCGCTACGTCGTGACCGGCAGCGGCCTGCTGATCGCGGGGTCCGAGGCCGGGATGGTGCCGCAGGACGAAAGCCGCATCGTCGAAAAGGGCGCGCTGGGGCCCGGGCAGCTGATCGCCGTAGACATGGCCGAGGGCGAGCTGTTTCACGATACCGACATCAAGGACAAGCTTGCCCAGTCGCAGCCTTTCGGCGAATGGGTCGGCAAGATCAACGACCTCGACGAGGCGCTGACCGGCCTCACCGAAGTGCCGCTTTTCACGGGCAACGAGCTGCGCCGGCGTCAGGTCGCGGCGGGCTATACGGTCGAGGATCTCGAACAGATCCTCGCGCCGATGGCCGAGGACGCCAAGGAATCGCTGGCATCCATGGGCGACGACACGCCCTCGGCGGTCCTGTCCTCGCAGTACCGCCCGCTCAGCCACTACTTCCGCCAGAACTTCAGCCAGGTGACCAACCCGCCCATCGACTCCTTGCGCGAATATCGGGTGATGAGCCTCAAGACGCGGTTCGGAAACCTGAAGAACGTGCTGGACGAGGATTCGAGCCAGACCGAGATCATCACGCTCGACAGCCCGTTCGTGGCGAACGCCCAGTTCGACGAGCTGCTGGGTCACTTCAACGCCGACACGGTGACGATCGACTGCACCTTCGAGCCGTCGCAGGGCAGCCTCAGCGCAGGCCTCACCCGGATCCGGGCCGAGGCAGAGGATGCCGTACGCTCGGGCGCTGGGCATCTGATCCTGACCGATCAGCATTCGGGCGAGGGCAAGGTGGCGATGCCCATGATCCTCGCCACTTCGGCGGTGCACAGCCATCTGATCCGCAACGGATTGCGCACCTTCACCTCGCTGAACGTGCGGGCGGCGGAATGCGTCGATCCGCATTACTTCGCGGTGCTGATCGCCTGCGGGGCGACCACCGTGAACGCCTATCTCGCCGAGGACAGCCTTGCCGACCGGATCGAACGCGGCCTGCTCGACATGACCCTGACCGAGGCGGTCAAGCGCTACCGCTATGCCATCGACCAGGGCCTGCTCAAGATCATGGCAAAGATGGGGATTTCGGTAGTGTCGTCCTACCGCGGGGGGCTCAACTTCGAGGCCGTGGGCCTGTCGCGCGCGATGGTGGCGGAATATTTCCCCGGCATGACCAGCCGGATCTCGGGCATCGGTGTCAGCGGCATCCAGCGCAAGGCCGAAGAGGTTCACGCGCGTGGCTGGTCCGGCGCGCAGAGCGTGCTGCCCATCGGCGGCTTCTACAAGGCGCGCAAATCGGGCGAGACCCACGCCTGGGAAGCGACCTCGATGCACATGCTGCAGATGGCCTGCAACCGCGCGTCCTACGAGATGTGGAAGCAGTATTCGGCCAAGATGCTGTCGAACCCGCCGATCCACCTGCGCGACCTGATGGACTTCAAGCCTCTCGGACCGGCAGTGAACATCGAGGAGGTGGAAAGCATCACTTCGATCCGCAAGCGTTTCGTGACGCCCGGCATGTCGCTCGGGGCGCTGTCGCCCGAGGCGCACAAGACGCTGAACGTGGCCATGAACCGGATCGGGGCCAAGTCCGATTCGGGGGAGGGCGGTGAGGATCCGGCGCATTTCCATCCCGAAGCCAACGGCGACAACCCGTCCGCAAAGATCAAGCAGGTGGCTTCCGGGCGCTTCGGCGTGACGGCGGAATATCTCAACCAGTGCGAAGAGCTCGAGATCAAGATCGCGCAGGGGGCGAAGCCCGGTGAAGGCGGCCAGCTGCCGGGCATGAAGGTTACCGACCTGATTGCCCGGCTGCGGCATTCGACCAAGGGCGTGACCCTGATCTCGCCCCCGCCGCACCACGACATCTACTCGATCGAGGACCTTGCGCAGCTGATCTACGACCTCAAGCAGATCAACCCGCGCGCCAAGGTGACCGTAAAGCTTGTCGCGTCTTCCGGAGTCGGCACCATCGCGGCGGGCGTGGCCAAGGCCAAGGCCGACGTGATCCTGATCTCGGGCCATAACGGCGGTACCGGGGCCTCGCCTGCCACCTCGATCAAATATGCCGGCCTGCCTTGGGAGATGGGCCTGACCGAGGCGCATCAGGTGCTGTCGATGAACAACCTGCGCGACCGCGTGACGCTGCGCACGGACGGCGGATTGCGGACAGGTCGCGACATCGTCATGGCGGCGATGCTGGGGGCCGAGGAATTCGGCATCGGCACCGCCGCGCTGATCGCGATGGGCTGCATCATGGTCCGGCAGTGCCAGTCGAACACCTGTCCCGTGGGCGTCTGCACGCAGGACGAACGCCTGCGCGACAAGTTCACCGGGTCGGCGGACAAGGTGGTCAACCTGATCACCTTCTATGCGACCGAGGTGCGCGAGATCCTTGCCGAGCTCGGCGCGCGTTCGCTGGACGACGTGATCGGTCGGGCGGATCTTCTGGCACAGGTCAGCCGGGGCTCCGCGCATCTGGACGATCTGGACCTGAACCCGCTGCTCATCACCGTCGATGGCGCGGCGGAGATCGTCTATGACCGCAACAAGCCGCGCAACGCGGTGCTCGACACGCTGGACGCCGAGATCGTGCGAGATGCGGAACGCTTCCTGAACGACGGCGAGAAGATGCAGCTTTCCTACGCGGTGCAGAACACGCACCGCACGGTGGGCACGCGCACCTCGAGCCATATCGTGCGCAAGTTCGGTATGCGCAACGCGCTCCAGCCGGATCACCTGACCGTCAAGCTCTCTGGCTCCGCCGGGCAGTCGCTGGGTGCCTTCGCGGCGCCCGGCCTGAAGCTGGAAGTTTCGGGCGACGCCAACGACTATGTCGGCAAGGGGCTTTCGGGCGGCACCATCGTCGTGCGCCCGCCGATGTCCTCGCCCATCGAGGCCTCCAGGAACACGATCATCGGCAATACGGTCCTCTACGGGGCGACGGACGGCTACCTCTTCGCCGCGGGCCGCGCCGGTGAGCGCTTCGCCGTGCGCAACTCGGGCGCGAAGGTGGTGATCGAGGGCTGCGGGTCGAACGGCTGCGAATACATGACCGGCGGCGTCGCGGTGATCCTGGGCGAGATCGGCGCGAACTTCGGCGCCGGGATGACCGGGGGCATGGCCTATCTCTATGACCCCAACGGCAAGGCCCAGACGCTGATGAACATGGAGACGCTGGTAACCTGCCCGGTCACCGTCGATCACTGGCTGGGTGAGCTCGAAGACCTGCTCGAGCGGCATCTGGCCGAGACCGGCTCGCGCCGGGCGGCCGAGATCCTGCAGCACTGGGAGACCGAGAAGGACAACTTCCTTCAGGTCTGCCCGAAGGAGATGCTGCCCCATATCGCCGCCCCGCTCAGCTACGAGCAGAAGGCGGTGCCGGCGGAATAG
- a CDS encoding GFA family protein — protein sequence MMRGECLCGAVRIEIEDFTPEISVCHCETCRRWSGGAFNGFNVPKTAARITGEMQSYRSSAFAQRLFCATCGTHLGFDDDDSPDFEFCAGLFESLRDVPLNREVYADQAFASMKFEGGHKRITRAEYERDNPHVKTEV from the coding sequence ATGATGCGCGGCGAATGCCTTTGCGGTGCGGTGCGCATCGAGATCGAGGATTTCACGCCGGAAATCTCGGTCTGCCACTGCGAAACCTGCCGGCGCTGGTCCGGCGGGGCCTTCAACGGATTCAATGTCCCCAAGACGGCAGCGCGGATCACGGGAGAGATGCAGTCCTACCGTTCGTCCGCCTTTGCCCAGCGTCTGTTCTGCGCAACCTGCGGGACTCATCTGGGTTTTGACGACGACGACAGCCCCGATTTCGAATTTTGCGCGGGGCTCTTCGAAAGTCTGCGGGACGTGCCGCTGAACCGCGAGGTCTATGCCGATCAGGCCTTCGCCTCGATGAAATTCGAGGGCGGGCACAAGCGCATAACGCGCGCGGAATACGAGCGGGACAACCCGCATGTGAAGACGGAGGTTTGA
- a CDS encoding GFA family protein, which translates to MTRRTGGCMCGSVRFEARDVPAAFGACHCEMCRRWTGSALLGVTVKSADLSWEGSENIATVQSSDWAERAWCNKCGTGIYFRVTLEGEWSGGTEIPIGLFDDQSGFEMKNEIYIDHKPDSFAYAGDGRTLLTRAQCVEKFSVLASDGSGAS; encoded by the coding sequence ATGACCAGGCGAACAGGCGGTTGCATGTGCGGGAGTGTCCGTTTCGAGGCGCGGGACGTACCGGCGGCGTTCGGTGCCTGCCATTGCGAGATGTGCCGCCGCTGGACCGGTTCAGCGCTGCTGGGCGTGACGGTCAAGAGCGCGGACCTGAGCTGGGAAGGGTCCGAGAACATTGCGACAGTCCAAAGTTCGGACTGGGCCGAACGGGCATGGTGCAACAAGTGCGGCACCGGGATCTATTTCCGGGTGACGCTGGAGGGCGAATGGTCCGGAGGAACCGAGATCCCCATCGGCCTCTTCGACGATCAGAGCGGTTTCGAGATGAAGAACGAGATCTATATCGACCACAAGCCGGACAGCTTCGCCTATGCCGGCGACGGGCGCACCCTTCTGACCCGCGCCCAATGCGTCGAGAAATTTTCTGTCCTGGCCTCGGATGGGAGTGGCGCATCATGA
- a CDS encoding NAD(P)-dependent oxidoreductase codes for MAGERMLKFVTVPRDMPEKRPADLRREDFNEIYKEFAAAKAEEQSSRCSQCGVPYCQSHCPLHNNIPDWLRLTAQGRLQEAYEVSQATNTFPEICGRICPQDRLCEGNCVIEMSGHGTVTIGSVEKYITDTAWEKGWVKPAAPAQERGESVGIIGAGPGGLAAADVLRRAGIQVTIYDRYDRAGGLMTYGIPGFKLEKDVVMRRNAQLEQGGVKFVMNCDVGRDKTFREIRDSHDAVIIATGVYKSRGIDAPGVGVPGLVRAIDFLTASNRKSFGDDVPEFDSGELNAEGKRVVVIGGGDTAMDCVRTSIRQGAKSVKCLYRRDRANMPGSQREVANAEEEGVVFEWLSAPKGFSGDPVSGVMVQKMRLGAPDASGRQSPEVIPGADYVEDADIVILALGFEPEELPKLWDEPELPVTRWGTVLAKYGDGSTALPGVYAVGDIVRGASLVVWAIRDGRDCAAAILKQFGSAQAVAAE; via the coding sequence ATGGCTGGCGAGCGCATGCTGAAATTCGTTACGGTGCCGCGGGACATGCCCGAGAAGCGGCCTGCCGACCTGCGGCGCGAAGATTTCAACGAGATCTACAAAGAGTTCGCCGCAGCCAAGGCGGAGGAGCAGTCGAGCCGTTGCAGCCAGTGCGGCGTGCCCTACTGCCAGAGCCACTGCCCGCTCCACAACAACATCCCCGACTGGCTTCGCCTGACGGCGCAGGGTCGTCTGCAGGAAGCCTACGAGGTCAGTCAGGCGACGAATACCTTCCCCGAGATCTGCGGGCGCATCTGTCCGCAGGACAGGCTTTGTGAAGGCAATTGCGTGATCGAGATGTCCGGCCACGGCACGGTCACCATCGGGTCGGTCGAGAAATACATCACCGACACCGCCTGGGAGAAGGGGTGGGTCAAGCCAGCCGCACCGGCGCAGGAGCGCGGCGAATCCGTCGGAATCATCGGTGCGGGACCGGGCGGGCTGGCGGCGGCAGACGTGCTGCGGCGCGCAGGGATCCAGGTGACTATCTATGATCGTTACGACCGCGCCGGCGGGCTGATGACCTACGGCATCCCGGGCTTCAAGCTCGAGAAGGACGTGGTGATGCGCCGGAATGCTCAGCTCGAGCAGGGCGGCGTGAAATTCGTGATGAACTGCGACGTGGGCAGGGACAAGACGTTCCGCGAAATCCGCGACAGCCATGACGCGGTGATCATCGCGACGGGCGTCTACAAGAGCCGCGGTATCGACGCGCCGGGTGTCGGCGTGCCGGGGCTGGTGCGTGCCATCGACTTCCTGACCGCGTCGAACCGCAAGAGCTTCGGCGATGACGTGCCGGAGTTCGACAGCGGAGAGCTGAACGCCGAAGGCAAGCGCGTCGTGGTGATCGGCGGCGGCGATACGGCGATGGATTGCGTCCGGACCTCGATCCGGCAGGGAGCGAAGAGCGTCAAATGCCTGTATCGGCGCGACCGGGCGAACATGCCCGGCTCGCAGCGCGAGGTGGCTAATGCCGAAGAAGAAGGCGTCGTCTTCGAATGGCTCAGCGCGCCGAAGGGGTTCAGCGGCGATCCGGTATCGGGCGTGATGGTTCAGAAGATGCGCCTTGGCGCGCCGGACGCCAGCGGGCGGCAGTCGCCCGAGGTCATTCCCGGCGCGGATTATGTCGAGGACGCCGATATCGTCATTCTTGCGCTGGGTTTCGAGCCGGAAGAGCTTCCGAAGCTCTGGGACGAACCCGAGCTTCCGGTGACGCGCTGGGGCACTGTGCTGGCGAAATACGGCGACGGATCGACGGCGCTGCCGGGTGTCTACGCGGTGGGCGACATCGTGCGCGGTGCCTCGCTCGTGGTCTGGGCGATCCGCGACGGGCGCGACTGCGCGGCGGCGATCCTGAAGCAATTCGGGTCCGCCCAGGCTGTGGCGGCGGAATGA
- a CDS encoding undecaprenyl-diphosphate phosphatase, with protein sequence MTLFQLLLVAVIQGLTEFLPISSSGHLILLPGLTGSPDQGLAIDVAVHAGTLLAVVLYFWSDVKTGLAGIPRLLTGRIDTPGARLACLLVLATIPVILAGLIIKLLGIDEMMRSVAVIGWTMLVFGIVLYWADRTGPENRHASDWTVPDAVKMGLAQAIALIPGTSRSGITITAARRLGFAREDSAKLSMLMSIPTILASAVLLSADVVAHADWNVARDGLIAAFFAFGAALLALTLMMRLLRSVSFTPYVIYRVVLGIALLIYAYS encoded by the coding sequence ATGACCCTGTTCCAGCTTCTTCTCGTCGCGGTCATACAGGGTCTGACGGAATTCCTGCCGATCTCGTCCTCCGGTCATCTGATCCTGCTGCCGGGCCTGACCGGGTCCCCCGATCAGGGCCTGGCCATCGACGTGGCTGTCCACGCCGGCACTCTTCTGGCTGTCGTGCTGTATTTCTGGAGCGATGTGAAAACCGGCCTCGCCGGAATCCCGAGGCTGCTGACGGGAAGGATCGACACCCCCGGCGCAAGGCTTGCCTGTCTCCTCGTCCTGGCGACGATCCCCGTCATTCTCGCCGGACTGATCATCAAGCTTCTCGGCATCGACGAGATGATGCGCTCGGTCGCGGTGATCGGCTGGACGATGCTTGTCTTCGGTATCGTGCTCTACTGGGCGGACCGGACCGGACCCGAAAACAGACACGCGAGCGACTGGACCGTTCCGGACGCCGTGAAGATGGGACTGGCCCAGGCCATCGCCCTGATCCCCGGAACTTCCCGCTCGGGCATCACGATCACTGCCGCGCGCCGGCTCGGATTCGCGCGGGAGGATTCCGCGAAGCTCTCGATGCTGATGTCGATCCCGACGATCCTCGCCTCGGCTGTCCTGCTCTCGGCGGATGTGGTCGCCCATGCGGACTGGAACGTCGCGCGCGATGGCCTGATCGCAGCATTCTTCGCCTTCGGCGCCGCCCTGCTGGCGCTGACGCTGATGATGCGCCTGCTCAGAAGCGTGAGCTTTACGCCCTACGTCATCTACCGGGTCGTGCTGGGGATCGCCCTTCTGATCTACGCCTATTCCTAA
- a CDS encoding complex I NDUFA9 subunit family protein produces MSRLVTIYGGSGFVGRYIARRMAKAGWRVRVAVRRPNEAIFVRPYGVVGQVEPVFCNIRDDRSVAQAMEGADAVVNCVGVLSEAGKNSFDAVQAEGPERIARIASEMGVSHLVHVSAIGADPESSSDYARTKGEGEAAVVRHFPGAIILRPSIVFGPEDAFFNRFAGMTRMGPVLPVVSADTRFQPVYVDDVARAAEVAISGDVAPGVYELGGPDIGSFRELMQRMLGVIHRRRLVLNTPGWMAWIMASVFDFGQWATGGLLHNGVLTRDQVRNLANDNVVGPDARGFAELGIEPVSMGSVLPDYLWRFRPSGQYDAIKESARKLRP; encoded by the coding sequence ATGTCCAGGCTGGTCACGATCTACGGCGGGTCCGGTTTCGTCGGACGCTACATCGCGCGGCGCATGGCCAAGGCGGGCTGGCGCGTGCGGGTGGCGGTGCGGCGACCGAACGAGGCCATCTTCGTGCGCCCCTACGGCGTCGTCGGACAGGTCGAGCCGGTCTTCTGCAACATCCGGGACGATCGCTCGGTCGCACAGGCGATGGAGGGCGCGGATGCCGTTGTGAACTGCGTGGGCGTTCTGTCGGAGGCCGGCAAGAACAGCTTTGACGCCGTCCAGGCCGAAGGGCCGGAACGTATCGCGCGCATCGCGTCGGAGATGGGTGTCTCGCATCTGGTCCATGTTTCCGCCATCGGGGCAGATCCGGAGTCGTCCAGCGACTACGCCCGGACCAAGGGCGAGGGCGAGGCGGCTGTCGTCAGACATTTTCCGGGCGCGATCATCCTGCGCCCCTCGATCGTCTTCGGACCCGAGGATGCGTTCTTCAACCGTTTCGCCGGCATGACCCGCATGGGCCCGGTGCTGCCGGTGGTTTCCGCGGACACGCGGTTCCAGCCGGTCTACGTCGACGATGTCGCCAGGGCTGCCGAGGTGGCCATCTCGGGCGACGTTGCGCCGGGTGTGTACGAACTTGGCGGTCCGGACATCGGCAGCTTCCGCGAGCTTATGCAGCGCATGCTGGGCGTGATCCATCGCCGCCGGCTGGTCCTGAACACGCCGGGTTGGATGGCGTGGATCATGGCTTCGGTGTTCGATTTCGGGCAGTGGGCGACCGGCGGTCTTTTGCACAACGGCGTGCTGACCAGGGACCAGGTGCGCAACCTTGCCAATGACAATGTCGTCGGACCCGATGCCAGGGGGTTTGCCGAACTCGGTATCGAACCTGTGTCGATGGGATCGGTCTTGCCGGACTACCTGTGGCGCTTCCGTCCCTCGGGCCAGTACGACGCCATCAAGGAATCGGCCCGCAAGCTGCGCCCCTAG
- a CDS encoding IS5 family transposase (programmed frameshift): MSDLFWLTDAQMARLEPFFPKSHGKPRVDDKRVLSGIIFINRNGLRWRDAPTAYGPHKTLYNRWKRWGDKGIFARMMAGLATEHGEQKTVMIDATYLKARRTATSLGGEKGGRGRLTGRTKGGMNTKLHAICDSQGRPLNLFLTAGQVSDYIGARALLSSVPDVDWLLGDRGYHADWFREALKDKGIRACIPGRKQRKKLVKYDKRRYKRRNRIEIMFGRLKDRRRVATRYDRCPMVFLSAIVLAATVIYWL; encoded by the exons ATGTCTGATCTCTTCTGGCTGACCGATGCGCAGATGGCGCGTCTGGAGCCCTTCTTCCCAAAGTCCCACGGCAAGCCCCGCGTTGATGACAAGCGTGTGTTAAGTGGGATTATCTTCATCAATCGAAATGGCTTGCGCTGGCGGGATGCCCCCACCGCCTATGGGCCGCACAAGACCCTGTACAACCGTTGGAAACGGTGGGGCGACAAAGGCATCTTCGCGCGGATGATGGCCGGTCTGGCCACCGAACACGGCGAACAGAAGACCGTGATGATCGACGCGACGTATCTGAAGGCCCGCCGGACAGCGACCAGTTTGGGCG GTGAAAAAGGGGGGCGTGGACGCCTGACTGGCCGAACCAAGGGCGGCATGAACACCAAGTTGCACGCCATCTGCGACAGCCAGGGCCGACCGCTCAACCTCTTCCTGACCGCCGGACAAGTCAGCGATTACATCGGCGCAAGAGCTCTTCTCAGTAGCGTGCCGGATGTCGATTGGTTGCTCGGGGACCGCGGTTATCATGCCGACTGGTTCAGAGAAGCATTGAAAGACAAAGGGATACGCGCCTGCATCCCCGGCCGTAAGCAGCGCAAGAAGTTGGTGAAATACGACAAGCGCCGCTACAAACGCCGGAACCGGATCGAGATCATGTTCGGCAGGCTCAAGGATCGGCGACGCGTGGCCACGCGATACGACAGGTGTCCGATGGTCTTCCTGTCTGCCATCGTCCTCGCAGCAACCGTCATCTATTGGTTATGA